Proteins from a genomic interval of Capsicum annuum cultivar UCD-10X-F1 chromosome 4, UCD10Xv1.1, whole genome shotgun sequence:
- the LOC107868939 gene encoding uncharacterized protein LOC107868939: MAMLKQLMINAPLVEALEQMPGHAKFMKDLIPKKRKADPGAFTSPCKVGSLDVAKALCDLGASMNLMPLVVWKKLGLEDQTPTIIQLVMADRSIKWPVGILHDVLVKVADFILPVDFMVLHCDVDFKVPIILGWSLFAIGRLIVGVDNRIWHGKKEAKFKIHQPVSQQNDMNVFPIIDVFNEDEKGVSIGCLGEF; the protein is encoded by the exons ATGGCTATGCTCAAGCAATTGATGATTAATGcacctttggttgaggcacttgaacaAATGCCAGGCCATgccaagttcatgaaagaccttatCCCAAAGAAGAGGAAG GCTGACCCAGGTGCATTCACTTCTCCATGCAAGGTTGGGTCTTTGGATGTTGcaaaggcattatgtgatttaGGTGCCAGCATGAATTTGATGCCACTTGTTGTATGGAAGAAGCTGGGTTTGGAAGATCAAACACCTACTATTATACAactggtgatggcagataggtcaatAAAGTGGCCTGTTGGAATTTtgcatgatgtgttggtaaaagtAGCAGACTTTATTCTTCCTGTTGATTTTATGGTACTGCATTGTGATGTGGACTTCAAGGTACCCATTATCTTGGGATGGTCACTCTTCGCAATAGGAAGATTAATAGTTGGCGTGGACAACAGGATTTGGCACGGTAAAAAGGaggcaaaattcaaaatacatcaACCCGTGTCACAACAAAATGATATGAATGTCTTCCCAATCATTGATGTCTTCAATGAGGATGAAAAAGGGGTATCAATAGGTTGTCTTGGCGAATTCTGA